Proteins found in one Epinephelus fuscoguttatus linkage group LG4, E.fuscoguttatus.final_Chr_v1 genomic segment:
- the eps8l2 gene encoding epidermal growth factor receptor kinase substrate 8-like protein 2 isoform X1: protein MKSMQRNPFSSSCHCSGVARSDSKISAKALYEQRKKYSNSNYIMHETSQYHVEHLSTFIMDKTESIVTVDDAIKKLVLLDSKDKIWTQEMLLQVTDKAVRLLDCDTQEELENFPLPTIHMCQTVLNQTRYPSVLLLVCQDKEQHKPDIHFFHCDEVEAEMVHADIDSAIGDNKHGKKMRLQTLKVNQEKMKRHRETILPPSAPKGPPPAAKGRVAAMNTQDRRALAQNDTESHEKLAQRIEKDVQILNCALDDIEIFVARLQKAAEAFSQLNHRNKSKKNKKKGPAEGMLTLRAKPPTEAEFIDSLQKLKLALNLLAKLKKHIQNPSASELIHFLFGPLELVLQSCGSPELVRTVISPHLSKDTVDFLRGHLSPKEMTIFELLGDGWTKPRAEWPRDQCAPLYLPKFRNGWEPPAEIFRAASWETEGPMGPLGSPTSPDYRKHSAEDYYGTHSSNSSNGSYNGTTLTRKYAKIRYHFVARNANELSVLQDEILEVIEDDKQWWKLRNRSGQAGYVPFNILDVVKIEEPEAIYNQQGYRTSPPGTLSHGDSFNKGRPKDKMMDEVNNELLIKITANKSQPPTRKYRVERSPSSQVPLTYDSNPEQVTAWLSSKGFSKPTVECLGILTGAQLFSLNKDELKAVCGDEGSRVSSQVMVQKAELEKTRGDSELQEVMKQRQRRIDSGSKD from the exons ATGAAGAGCATGCAGCGTAACCCCTTCTCCTCTTCATGTCATTGCAGTGGAGTGGCCAGATCGGACAGCAAGATCAGTGCCAAGGCCCTCTATG AACAGAGGAAAAAATACTCCAACTCCAATTATATCATGCATGAGACGTCGCAGTATCATGTCGAG CATCTCTCCACATTCATTATGGACAAGACAGAGTCCATCGTCACAGTGGATGATGCCATCAAGAAACTGGTCCTTCTGGACTCAAAAGACAAAATCTGGACCCAGGAGATGCTCCTGCAGGTCACCGACAAGGCGGTGAGGCTGCTGGACTGCGACACACAG GAAGAGTTGGAGAACTTCCCCCTCCCCACCATCCACATGTGTCAGACAGTCCTGAATCAGACTCGTTACCCCTccgtgctgctgctggtgtgtcAGGACAAGGAGCAGCACAAACCTGACATCCACTTCTTCCACTGTGATGAAGTGGAG GCTGAGATGGTTCATGCAGATATTGACAGTGCCATTGGAGACAACAAGCACGGAAAGAAAATGAGGCTTCAGACTCTGAA gGTGAACCAGGAGAAAATGAAGCGTCACAGAGAAACCATCCTTCCCCCCTCGGCCCCGAAGGGACCCCCACCTGCTGCGAAGGGACGAGTGGCAGCCATGAACACACAGG ATCGACGAGCCTTGGCACAAAATGACACAGAGTCACATGAAAAGCTGGCCCAGCGCATTGAGAAGGATGTG CAAATACTCAACTGTGCCCTGGATGACATAGAGATCTTTGTGGCGCGGCTGCAAAAGGCGGCAGAGGCCTTTTCTCAGCTCAACCACCGCAACAAGAGtaagaagaataagaagaaaGGACCAGCAG AGGGCATGCTGACCCTGCGAGCCAAGCCCCCCACTGAAGCAGAGTTCATTGATAGTCTGCAGAAACTGAAGCTGGCCCTCAACCTCTTG GCCAAACTGAAGAAGCACATACAGAATCCCAGCGCGTCGGAGCTGATTCATTTCCTCTTCGGCCCTCTGGAGCTG GTGCTGCAGAGCTGTGGGAGTCCTGAACTGGTGCGTACAGTAATCTCCCCCCACCTTTCCAAAGACACTGTTGACTTCCTGCGAGGACACCTCAGCCCCAAAGAGATGACCATCTTTGAGCTGCTGGGTGACGGATGGACCAAACCCAG AGCGGAGTGGCCCAGGGATCAGTGCGCTCCTCTTTATCTCCCAAAGTTTCGTAATGGCTGGGAGCCACCAGCAGAGATCTTCAGGGCGGCCTCATGGGAAACAGAAGGGCCCATGGGGCCATTAGGGTCTCCCACCAGCCCCGATTACAGAAAACACTCAGCTGAGGAT TATTACGGAACACACTCCTCAAACTCATCGAATGG GTCTTATAATGGGACTACCCTCACCCGCAAATATGCCAAAATTCGCTACCACTTTGTAGCACGGAATGCCAACgagctgtcagtgctgcagGACGAAATCCTCGAG GTGATAGAGGATGACAAACAGTGGTGGAAACTACGGAATCGCAGCGGTCAGGCCGGCTACGTCCCGTTTAACATCCTGGATGTTGTGAAAATAGAGGAGCCAGAAGCCATCTATAACCAG CAAGGCTACAGGACGTCCCCTCCTGGCACCCTGAGCCATGGAGACAGCTTCAACAAGGGCAGACCCAAAGACAAAA TGATGGATGAGGTCAACAATGAGTTGTTAATTAAGATCACTGCTAACAAGAGCCAGCCGCCCACCAGGAAGTACCGCGTGGAGCGATCACCCAGCAGCCAAGTACCGCTCACCTATGACTCAAATCCAGAGCAGGTGACCGCATGGCTCAGCTCGAAAGGTTTTTCAAAGCC GACTGTTGAATGTTTGGGGATCCTGACCGGAGCTCAGCTGTTTTCCCTCAATAAAGACGAACTGAAGGCGGTGTGCGGAGACGAAGGCAGCCGTGTCTCCTCTCAGGTCATGGTGCAGAAAGCAGAGCTGGAG AAGACCAGGGGAGACTCAGAGCTGCAGGAGGTCATGAAGCAGCGGCAGAGGAGGATCGACTCCGGCAGCAAAGACTGA
- the eps8l2 gene encoding epidermal growth factor receptor kinase substrate 8-like protein 2 isoform X3 → MSLSEQRKKYSNSNYIMHETSQYHVEHLSTFIMDKTESIVTVDDAIKKLVLLDSKDKIWTQEMLLQVTDKAVRLLDCDTQEELENFPLPTIHMCQTVLNQTRYPSVLLLVCQDKEQHKPDIHFFHCDEVEAEMVHADIDSAIGDNKHGKKMRLQTLKVNQEKMKRHRETILPPSAPKGPPPAAKGRVAAMNTQDRRALAQNDTESHEKLAQRIEKDVQILNCALDDIEIFVARLQKAAEAFSQLNHRNKSKKNKKKGPAEGMLTLRAKPPTEAEFIDSLQKLKLALNLLAKLKKHIQNPSASELIHFLFGPLELVLQSCGSPELVRTVISPHLSKDTVDFLRGHLSPKEMTIFELLGDGWTKPRAEWPRDQCAPLYLPKFRNGWEPPAEIFRAASWETEGPMGPLGSPTSPDYRKHSAEDYYGTHSSNSSNGSYNGTTLTRKYAKIRYHFVARNANELSVLQDEILEVIEDDKQWWKLRNRSGQAGYVPFNILDVVKIEEPEAIYNQQGYRTSPPGTLSHGDSFNKGRPKDKMMDEVNNELLIKITANKSQPPTRKYRVERSPSSQVPLTYDSNPEQVTAWLSSKGFSKPTVECLGILTGAQLFSLNKDELKAVCGDEGSRVSSQVMVQKAELEKTRGDSELQEVMKQRQRRIDSGSKD, encoded by the exons ATGTCTCTGTCAG AACAGAGGAAAAAATACTCCAACTCCAATTATATCATGCATGAGACGTCGCAGTATCATGTCGAG CATCTCTCCACATTCATTATGGACAAGACAGAGTCCATCGTCACAGTGGATGATGCCATCAAGAAACTGGTCCTTCTGGACTCAAAAGACAAAATCTGGACCCAGGAGATGCTCCTGCAGGTCACCGACAAGGCGGTGAGGCTGCTGGACTGCGACACACAG GAAGAGTTGGAGAACTTCCCCCTCCCCACCATCCACATGTGTCAGACAGTCCTGAATCAGACTCGTTACCCCTccgtgctgctgctggtgtgtcAGGACAAGGAGCAGCACAAACCTGACATCCACTTCTTCCACTGTGATGAAGTGGAG GCTGAGATGGTTCATGCAGATATTGACAGTGCCATTGGAGACAACAAGCACGGAAAGAAAATGAGGCTTCAGACTCTGAA gGTGAACCAGGAGAAAATGAAGCGTCACAGAGAAACCATCCTTCCCCCCTCGGCCCCGAAGGGACCCCCACCTGCTGCGAAGGGACGAGTGGCAGCCATGAACACACAGG ATCGACGAGCCTTGGCACAAAATGACACAGAGTCACATGAAAAGCTGGCCCAGCGCATTGAGAAGGATGTG CAAATACTCAACTGTGCCCTGGATGACATAGAGATCTTTGTGGCGCGGCTGCAAAAGGCGGCAGAGGCCTTTTCTCAGCTCAACCACCGCAACAAGAGtaagaagaataagaagaaaGGACCAGCAG AGGGCATGCTGACCCTGCGAGCCAAGCCCCCCACTGAAGCAGAGTTCATTGATAGTCTGCAGAAACTGAAGCTGGCCCTCAACCTCTTG GCCAAACTGAAGAAGCACATACAGAATCCCAGCGCGTCGGAGCTGATTCATTTCCTCTTCGGCCCTCTGGAGCTG GTGCTGCAGAGCTGTGGGAGTCCTGAACTGGTGCGTACAGTAATCTCCCCCCACCTTTCCAAAGACACTGTTGACTTCCTGCGAGGACACCTCAGCCCCAAAGAGATGACCATCTTTGAGCTGCTGGGTGACGGATGGACCAAACCCAG AGCGGAGTGGCCCAGGGATCAGTGCGCTCCTCTTTATCTCCCAAAGTTTCGTAATGGCTGGGAGCCACCAGCAGAGATCTTCAGGGCGGCCTCATGGGAAACAGAAGGGCCCATGGGGCCATTAGGGTCTCCCACCAGCCCCGATTACAGAAAACACTCAGCTGAGGAT TATTACGGAACACACTCCTCAAACTCATCGAATGG GTCTTATAATGGGACTACCCTCACCCGCAAATATGCCAAAATTCGCTACCACTTTGTAGCACGGAATGCCAACgagctgtcagtgctgcagGACGAAATCCTCGAG GTGATAGAGGATGACAAACAGTGGTGGAAACTACGGAATCGCAGCGGTCAGGCCGGCTACGTCCCGTTTAACATCCTGGATGTTGTGAAAATAGAGGAGCCAGAAGCCATCTATAACCAG CAAGGCTACAGGACGTCCCCTCCTGGCACCCTGAGCCATGGAGACAGCTTCAACAAGGGCAGACCCAAAGACAAAA TGATGGATGAGGTCAACAATGAGTTGTTAATTAAGATCACTGCTAACAAGAGCCAGCCGCCCACCAGGAAGTACCGCGTGGAGCGATCACCCAGCAGCCAAGTACCGCTCACCTATGACTCAAATCCAGAGCAGGTGACCGCATGGCTCAGCTCGAAAGGTTTTTCAAAGCC GACTGTTGAATGTTTGGGGATCCTGACCGGAGCTCAGCTGTTTTCCCTCAATAAAGACGAACTGAAGGCGGTGTGCGGAGACGAAGGCAGCCGTGTCTCCTCTCAGGTCATGGTGCAGAAAGCAGAGCTGGAG AAGACCAGGGGAGACTCAGAGCTGCAGGAGGTCATGAAGCAGCGGCAGAGGAGGATCGACTCCGGCAGCAAAGACTGA
- the eps8l2 gene encoding epidermal growth factor receptor kinase substrate 8-like protein 2 isoform X2, whose protein sequence is MSAPGPRSRQANGVARSDSKISAKALYEQRKKYSNSNYIMHETSQYHVEHLSTFIMDKTESIVTVDDAIKKLVLLDSKDKIWTQEMLLQVTDKAVRLLDCDTQEELENFPLPTIHMCQTVLNQTRYPSVLLLVCQDKEQHKPDIHFFHCDEVEAEMVHADIDSAIGDNKHGKKMRLQTLKVNQEKMKRHRETILPPSAPKGPPPAAKGRVAAMNTQDRRALAQNDTESHEKLAQRIEKDVQILNCALDDIEIFVARLQKAAEAFSQLNHRNKSKKNKKKGPAEGMLTLRAKPPTEAEFIDSLQKLKLALNLLAKLKKHIQNPSASELIHFLFGPLELVLQSCGSPELVRTVISPHLSKDTVDFLRGHLSPKEMTIFELLGDGWTKPRAEWPRDQCAPLYLPKFRNGWEPPAEIFRAASWETEGPMGPLGSPTSPDYRKHSAEDYYGTHSSNSSNGSYNGTTLTRKYAKIRYHFVARNANELSVLQDEILEVIEDDKQWWKLRNRSGQAGYVPFNILDVVKIEEPEAIYNQQGYRTSPPGTLSHGDSFNKGRPKDKMMDEVNNELLIKITANKSQPPTRKYRVERSPSSQVPLTYDSNPEQVTAWLSSKGFSKPTVECLGILTGAQLFSLNKDELKAVCGDEGSRVSSQVMVQKAELEKTRGDSELQEVMKQRQRRIDSGSKD, encoded by the exons ATGAGTGCCCCGGGACCTCGTTCGAGGCAAGCCAA TGGAGTGGCCAGATCGGACAGCAAGATCAGTGCCAAGGCCCTCTATG AACAGAGGAAAAAATACTCCAACTCCAATTATATCATGCATGAGACGTCGCAGTATCATGTCGAG CATCTCTCCACATTCATTATGGACAAGACAGAGTCCATCGTCACAGTGGATGATGCCATCAAGAAACTGGTCCTTCTGGACTCAAAAGACAAAATCTGGACCCAGGAGATGCTCCTGCAGGTCACCGACAAGGCGGTGAGGCTGCTGGACTGCGACACACAG GAAGAGTTGGAGAACTTCCCCCTCCCCACCATCCACATGTGTCAGACAGTCCTGAATCAGACTCGTTACCCCTccgtgctgctgctggtgtgtcAGGACAAGGAGCAGCACAAACCTGACATCCACTTCTTCCACTGTGATGAAGTGGAG GCTGAGATGGTTCATGCAGATATTGACAGTGCCATTGGAGACAACAAGCACGGAAAGAAAATGAGGCTTCAGACTCTGAA gGTGAACCAGGAGAAAATGAAGCGTCACAGAGAAACCATCCTTCCCCCCTCGGCCCCGAAGGGACCCCCACCTGCTGCGAAGGGACGAGTGGCAGCCATGAACACACAGG ATCGACGAGCCTTGGCACAAAATGACACAGAGTCACATGAAAAGCTGGCCCAGCGCATTGAGAAGGATGTG CAAATACTCAACTGTGCCCTGGATGACATAGAGATCTTTGTGGCGCGGCTGCAAAAGGCGGCAGAGGCCTTTTCTCAGCTCAACCACCGCAACAAGAGtaagaagaataagaagaaaGGACCAGCAG AGGGCATGCTGACCCTGCGAGCCAAGCCCCCCACTGAAGCAGAGTTCATTGATAGTCTGCAGAAACTGAAGCTGGCCCTCAACCTCTTG GCCAAACTGAAGAAGCACATACAGAATCCCAGCGCGTCGGAGCTGATTCATTTCCTCTTCGGCCCTCTGGAGCTG GTGCTGCAGAGCTGTGGGAGTCCTGAACTGGTGCGTACAGTAATCTCCCCCCACCTTTCCAAAGACACTGTTGACTTCCTGCGAGGACACCTCAGCCCCAAAGAGATGACCATCTTTGAGCTGCTGGGTGACGGATGGACCAAACCCAG AGCGGAGTGGCCCAGGGATCAGTGCGCTCCTCTTTATCTCCCAAAGTTTCGTAATGGCTGGGAGCCACCAGCAGAGATCTTCAGGGCGGCCTCATGGGAAACAGAAGGGCCCATGGGGCCATTAGGGTCTCCCACCAGCCCCGATTACAGAAAACACTCAGCTGAGGAT TATTACGGAACACACTCCTCAAACTCATCGAATGG GTCTTATAATGGGACTACCCTCACCCGCAAATATGCCAAAATTCGCTACCACTTTGTAGCACGGAATGCCAACgagctgtcagtgctgcagGACGAAATCCTCGAG GTGATAGAGGATGACAAACAGTGGTGGAAACTACGGAATCGCAGCGGTCAGGCCGGCTACGTCCCGTTTAACATCCTGGATGTTGTGAAAATAGAGGAGCCAGAAGCCATCTATAACCAG CAAGGCTACAGGACGTCCCCTCCTGGCACCCTGAGCCATGGAGACAGCTTCAACAAGGGCAGACCCAAAGACAAAA TGATGGATGAGGTCAACAATGAGTTGTTAATTAAGATCACTGCTAACAAGAGCCAGCCGCCCACCAGGAAGTACCGCGTGGAGCGATCACCCAGCAGCCAAGTACCGCTCACCTATGACTCAAATCCAGAGCAGGTGACCGCATGGCTCAGCTCGAAAGGTTTTTCAAAGCC GACTGTTGAATGTTTGGGGATCCTGACCGGAGCTCAGCTGTTTTCCCTCAATAAAGACGAACTGAAGGCGGTGTGCGGAGACGAAGGCAGCCGTGTCTCCTCTCAGGTCATGGTGCAGAAAGCAGAGCTGGAG AAGACCAGGGGAGACTCAGAGCTGCAGGAGGTCATGAAGCAGCGGCAGAGGAGGATCGACTCCGGCAGCAAAGACTGA